A genomic window from Sparus aurata chromosome 4, fSpaAur1.1, whole genome shotgun sequence includes:
- the LOC115580093 gene encoding ephrin type-A receptor 6-like isoform X5 encodes MRHSSSSRQTLIVRLRLSKPMFGWTGDGQARRQLTQMLQGPALVGVVRKDWASQNSIALSWSQVEQAPPDIVDYEVKYYEKEQEQLSYSSTRTKAPSVVVTGLRPSTVYVFHVRARTAAGYTAYSPNFEFFTTPEDPDIADQGQVLVVVTASVGGFSLLVILTLFLLITGRCQGYIKARMKSEEKRRTRFHSGHVPFSGIKTYVDPDTYEDPTQAVEEFAKEIDPSYICIERVIGAGEFGEVCSGRLRIPGRMDIAVAIKTLKGGYMDQQRREFLREASIMGQFNNPNIIRLDGVVTKSKFHMSNCSFFECSHFSLFPSQIMSFYPFSSGRPIMIVVEYMENGALDSFLRTRDGQFTVLQLVGMMRGIAVGMTYLSEMGYVHRDLAARNILVDENLVCKVSDFGMSRILEDDSEAAYTATVSVWIGRLFQDVTVNEMLNTCSTKVSSACQGGKIPIRWTAPEAIAYGKFSSASDVWSYGIVMWEVMSYGERPYWEMSNQDVILSIEEGYRLPAPMGCPVTLHQLMLHCWQKESGQRPHFNSVLSFLDKLIINPSSLLTLVNDVQSFPDSPEDMPDYPLFISIGDWLDSIKMSQYKNNFLAAGYTTLDSISTMSIDDIRRIGICLIGHQRRIISSIQSLRLQLHHIQQSGFQV; translated from the exons ATGAGACATTCATCAAGTTCGAGACAAACGCTGATTGTACGTCTGCGCTTGTCTAAACCGATGTTTGGATGGACTGGGGATGGGCAGGCTCGTCGCCAGCTAACGCAGATGCTGCAAG GTCCTGCTCTGGTGGGTGTAGTCAGGAAGGACTGGGCCTCTCAAAACAGCATCGCCCTCTCCTGGTCACAAGTGGAACAGGCGCCCCCAGACATAGTGGACTATGAAGTGAAATACTACGAGAAG GAGCAAGAGCAGCTGAGCTACTCATCAACGCGGACCAAAGCCCCCAGCGTGGTGGTAACGGGCCTCAGACCCTCGACTGTCTACGTCTTCCATGTGCGCGCTCGCACCGCTGCTGGATACACAGCGTACAGCCCCAACTTTGAGTTCTTTACCACACCCGAGG ATCCTGATATTGCCGATCAGGGTCAAGTTCTGGTGGTCGTCACGGCGTCTGTAGGAGGCTTCTCTCTGTTGGTCATCCtcaccctcttcctcctcatcactgGCCG GTGTCAGGGCTACATTAAAGCCAGGATGAAgtcagaggagaagaggaggacgcGCTTCCACAGTGGACACG TCCCGTTCTCCGGGATAAAGACCTACGTAGATCCAGACACGTATGAAGATCCCACTCAGGCTGTGGAGGAATTCGCCAAAGAGATAGACCCCTCATACATATGCATCGAGAGGGTGATTGGTGCAG GTGAATTTGGAGAAGTCTGCAGTGGTCGGTTGCGTATACCTGGAAGGATGGACATCGCCGTCGCAATCAAAACGCTGAAAGGCGGCTATATGGATCAGCAGAGGCGAGAGTTTTTGCGTGAGGCTTCGATCATGGGACAGTTCAACAACCCCAACATTATCAGGCTGGATGGAGTGGTCACCAAGAGTAAGTTCCATATGTCCAACTGCTCATTCTTTGAATGTAGCCACTTTTCTCTGTTCCCTTCtcaaataatgtctttttacCCTTTTTCCTCAGGCAGACCGATAATGATAGTGGTTGAGTACATGGAAAACGGAGCGCTCGATTCGTTCCTCAGG ACCCGGGACGGCCAGTTCACAGTGCTCCAACTGGTCGGCATGATGCGTGGCATCGCAGTAGGCATGACCTACCTCTCAGAGATGGGCTACGTTCACAGGGACCTAGCCGCTCGCAACATCTTGGTGGATGAGAACTTGGTGTGCAAGGTGTCTGATTTTGGCATGTCCAGGATCCTCGAGGACGACAGTGAAGCAGCCTACACCGCTACGGTGAGTGTGTGGATTGGACGGTTATTTCAGGATGTCACAGTTAATGAGATGTTGAATACCTGCTCAACAAAAGTCTCGTCTGCGTGTCAGGGGGGAAAGATACCAATACGCTGGACGGCACCAGAGGCTATTGCTTATGGGAAATTCTCTTCGGCTAGTGACGTATGGAGCTACGGCATCGTCATGTGGGAAGTGATGTCCTATGGTGAGAGGCCCTACTGGGAGATGTCCAATCAAGAC GTCATTTTATCGATTGAAGAAGGCTACCGTCTACCGGCACCAATGGGCTGCCCCGTGACGCTGCACCAGTTGATGTTGCACTGCTGGCAGAAGGAGTCCGGCCAGCGCCCGCACTTTAACAGTGTGCTCTCATTCCTGGACAAACTAATAATCAATCCCAGTAGTCTGCTCACTCTGGTGAATGACGTGCAGAG TTTCCCTGACTCCCCGGAGGACATGCCGGACTACCCTCTGTTCATCTCTATCGGCGACTGGCTCGACTCCATCAAGATGAGCCAGTACAAGAACAACTTCCTTGCAGCAGGATACACAACACTGGATTCCATTTCGACCATGAGTATAGA TGACATCAGGCGCATCGGGATCTGTTTGATTGGTCACCAGAGGAGAATCATAAGCAGCATACAGTCTCTCCGCCTGCAGCTTCACCACATCCAACAGAGCGGCTTTCAAGTGTGA
- the LOC115580093 gene encoding ephrin type-A receptor 6-like isoform X6 encodes MLPGITWRTWQTGPALVGVVRKDWASQNSIALSWSQVEQAPPDIVDYEVKYYEKEQEQLSYSSTRTKAPSVVVTGLRPSTVYVFHVRARTAAGYTAYSPNFEFFTTPEDPDIADQGQVLVVVTASVGGFSLLVILTLFLLITGRCQGYIKARMKSEEKRRTRFHSGHVPFSGIKTYVDPDTYEDPTQAVEEFAKEIDPSYICIERVIGAGEFGEVCSGRLRIPGRMDIAVAIKTLKGGYMDQQRREFLREASIMGQFNNPNIIRLDGVVTKSKFHMSNCSFFECSHFSLFPSQIMSFYPFSSGRPIMIVVEYMENGALDSFLRTRDGQFTVLQLVGMMRGIAVGMTYLSEMGYVHRDLAARNILVDENLVCKVSDFGMSRILEDDSEAAYTATVSVWIGRLFQDVTVNEMLNTCSTKVSSACQGGKIPIRWTAPEAIAYGKFSSASDVWSYGIVMWEVMSYGERPYWEMSNQDVILSIEEGYRLPAPMGCPVTLHQLMLHCWQKESGQRPHFNSVLSFLDKLIINPSSLLTLVNDVQSFPDSPEDMPDYPLFISIGDWLDSIKMSQYKNNFLAAGYTTLDSISTMSIDDIRRIGICLIGHQRRIISSIQSLRLQLHHIQQSGFQV; translated from the exons ATGTTACCTGGAATAACATGGCGGACATGGCAGACGG GTCCTGCTCTGGTGGGTGTAGTCAGGAAGGACTGGGCCTCTCAAAACAGCATCGCCCTCTCCTGGTCACAAGTGGAACAGGCGCCCCCAGACATAGTGGACTATGAAGTGAAATACTACGAGAAG GAGCAAGAGCAGCTGAGCTACTCATCAACGCGGACCAAAGCCCCCAGCGTGGTGGTAACGGGCCTCAGACCCTCGACTGTCTACGTCTTCCATGTGCGCGCTCGCACCGCTGCTGGATACACAGCGTACAGCCCCAACTTTGAGTTCTTTACCACACCCGAGG ATCCTGATATTGCCGATCAGGGTCAAGTTCTGGTGGTCGTCACGGCGTCTGTAGGAGGCTTCTCTCTGTTGGTCATCCtcaccctcttcctcctcatcactgGCCG GTGTCAGGGCTACATTAAAGCCAGGATGAAgtcagaggagaagaggaggacgcGCTTCCACAGTGGACACG TCCCGTTCTCCGGGATAAAGACCTACGTAGATCCAGACACGTATGAAGATCCCACTCAGGCTGTGGAGGAATTCGCCAAAGAGATAGACCCCTCATACATATGCATCGAGAGGGTGATTGGTGCAG GTGAATTTGGAGAAGTCTGCAGTGGTCGGTTGCGTATACCTGGAAGGATGGACATCGCCGTCGCAATCAAAACGCTGAAAGGCGGCTATATGGATCAGCAGAGGCGAGAGTTTTTGCGTGAGGCTTCGATCATGGGACAGTTCAACAACCCCAACATTATCAGGCTGGATGGAGTGGTCACCAAGAGTAAGTTCCATATGTCCAACTGCTCATTCTTTGAATGTAGCCACTTTTCTCTGTTCCCTTCtcaaataatgtctttttacCCTTTTTCCTCAGGCAGACCGATAATGATAGTGGTTGAGTACATGGAAAACGGAGCGCTCGATTCGTTCCTCAGG ACCCGGGACGGCCAGTTCACAGTGCTCCAACTGGTCGGCATGATGCGTGGCATCGCAGTAGGCATGACCTACCTCTCAGAGATGGGCTACGTTCACAGGGACCTAGCCGCTCGCAACATCTTGGTGGATGAGAACTTGGTGTGCAAGGTGTCTGATTTTGGCATGTCCAGGATCCTCGAGGACGACAGTGAAGCAGCCTACACCGCTACGGTGAGTGTGTGGATTGGACGGTTATTTCAGGATGTCACAGTTAATGAGATGTTGAATACCTGCTCAACAAAAGTCTCGTCTGCGTGTCAGGGGGGAAAGATACCAATACGCTGGACGGCACCAGAGGCTATTGCTTATGGGAAATTCTCTTCGGCTAGTGACGTATGGAGCTACGGCATCGTCATGTGGGAAGTGATGTCCTATGGTGAGAGGCCCTACTGGGAGATGTCCAATCAAGAC GTCATTTTATCGATTGAAGAAGGCTACCGTCTACCGGCACCAATGGGCTGCCCCGTGACGCTGCACCAGTTGATGTTGCACTGCTGGCAGAAGGAGTCCGGCCAGCGCCCGCACTTTAACAGTGTGCTCTCATTCCTGGACAAACTAATAATCAATCCCAGTAGTCTGCTCACTCTGGTGAATGACGTGCAGAG TTTCCCTGACTCCCCGGAGGACATGCCGGACTACCCTCTGTTCATCTCTATCGGCGACTGGCTCGACTCCATCAAGATGAGCCAGTACAAGAACAACTTCCTTGCAGCAGGATACACAACACTGGATTCCATTTCGACCATGAGTATAGA TGACATCAGGCGCATCGGGATCTGTTTGATTGGTCACCAGAGGAGAATCATAAGCAGCATACAGTCTCTCCGCCTGCAGCTTCACCACATCCAACAGAGCGGCTTTCAAGTGTGA